Genomic segment of Pseudomonas sp. DY-1:
TCGCCCAGCAGTTCGGCCATGCGCAGCGCCGTTTCCAGCGACCAGTTGCCGTTGGGATCGATGCGCAGCGGGTGGTCGGGGAAGGCCTTCTTCAGTGCCTTGATGCACGCCACTTCGTGCTCGGGCTGCAAGGCACCGGCCTTCAGTTTGATGCTCTGGAAGCCGTGGGCCTCGATCATCCGAGCGGCCTGGGCGACGATCTGCTCCTCGCTGAGGGCTTCGCCCCAGGAATCCGGCGCATAGGGGGCGTCGATGTGCTTTGCGTACTTGAAGAAGAGGTATGCGCTGAAGGGCACTTCAGTGCGAATGGCGCCCCCCAACAGATCTACCAGGGGCATGTTCAGCGAGCGCGCCTGCAGATCGAGGAAGGCGACCTCGAAGGCTGAATAGGCGTTGGCCACCTGCTTGCTGGGGTGGGAGCCGGGCGCCAGTTCGGCGCCGGCTTCGGCCGGACCGAGGCGGGCCACCGTCTGAATGACGCGAGCACGCAGACCGTTGAGGTCGAAGGCGTCCAGCCCGGCCAGGCTGTCCTGCATGGCCTGCAGTACCGCCAGGACCGGCGCGTCGCCATAGCTCTCGCCGAGGCCGATGTAGCCGTTGTCGCTCTCCACTTCGATGATCGAGCGCAGCGCGAAGGGTTCGTGGATGCCGCTGGCATTGAGCAGCGGCGCATCGCGGAAGGCGATGGGGGTGACTCTGACTCGTTTGATCTTCACGAGCATTTCCTACCTGTGCTTGTTGTTGTACCGGTAGTCCCTGATGGAGCACGGGGGCAAGCCATGCCCCCGCGGGTGCCTGATGCGTTGATCAGCCTCCGATGTAGCTGGTTTTCACCGTGGTGTAGAACTCCTGGGCGTAGCGGCCCTGCTCGCGCGGGCCGTAGGACGAACCTTTGCGGCCACCGAATGGCACGTGGTAATCCACCCCGGCAGTGGGCAGGTTGACCATGACCATCCCGGCCTGGGCGTGGCGCTTGAAGTGATTGGCGTACTTGAGCGAAGTAGTGGCGATACCGGCAGACAGGCCGAACTCGGTGTCGTTGGCCAGCGCCAGCGCCTCTTCATAACTGGCCACGCGGATCACGTTGGCCACCGGGCCAAAGATTTCCTCGCGGCTGATGCGCATGCCCGCCTCACTGTCGGCGAACAGCGCCGGAGCCATGAAGTAGCCCTCGGTCTCGCAGCGCACCCGCTCGCCACCAGCCACCAGGCGGGCACCTTCGGCGCGGCCGATGTCGATGTAGCTCAGGTCTTGTTCCAGCTGCGCCTGGGACACAACCGGACCGACATCGATGCCACTGTGCAGGGCATGGCCGACCCGGATGGCACGCATGCGTTCGGCCATCGCCTCGACGAAGCGGTCGTGGATGCCGGCGGTGACAATCAGGCGGCTGCTGGCGGTGCAGCGCTGGCCAGTGGAGTAGAAAGCGCTCTGCACGGCGAGTTCGACGGCGAGTTTGAGATCGGCGTCGTCGAGGATCACCTGCGGGTTCTTGCCGCCCATCTCCAGCTGCACCTTGGCACCACGTGCAACGCAGGCAGCGGCGATGCTGCGACCGACACCTACCGAGCCGGTGAAGCTGATGCCATCGACGCGCTTGTCGTTGACCATGGCTTCGCCGACCACGCGACCGCTGCCCATCACCAGGTTGAACACGCCGGCGGGGAAGCCCGCGCGGGAAATGATCTCGGCCAGGGCCCAGGCACTGCCCGGCACCAGGTCAGCCGGTTTGAACACCACGCAGTTCCCGTAGGCCAGCGCAGGCGCGATCTTCCAGGCCGGGATGGCGATGGGGAAGTTCCAGGGGGTGATCAGGCCGATCACCCCCAGCGGTTCGCGGGTAACTTCCACTGCCACGCCAGGGCGTACCGACGGGACGATTTCACCGGCCAGGCGCAGGCATTCACCCGCGAAGAACTTGAAGATATTGCCGGCGCGAGTCACCTCGCCGATGGCCTCGGGCAGGGTCTTGCCCTCTTCCCGCGCCAGCAGGGTGCCCAGCTCCTCGCGGCGGGCGAGGATCTCGCTGCCCACCTTGTCGAGTGCATCGGAACGAGCCTGGATGCCGGATACCGACCAGGACGGGAAGGCAACGCGGGCCGCCTCGATGGCCTGGGCCACCTGGGCGGCATCGGCCTTGGCGTACTCGCCCAGGCAGTCGGCAAGGTCGGAGGGGTTGATGTTGCGCGAGTAGCCGCTGCCGGCCACCCACTCCCCGCCTATGTAGTTGTCGAAGCGTTTCTCAGTCACGAGACTTCTCCTGGTTACAGGTCACTGCGCGCCCTGGGCGTCGATCAGCGCGGCAAGGCGCTCGTACTCGTCGGGCAACAGGTCGGTCAGCGGAGCGCGGACCGGGCCTGCGTCATAGCCAGCGATACGCGCGCCAGCCTTGACGATGCTGACGGCATAGCCAGCGCGGCGATTGCGGATTTCCAGGTAGGGCAGGAAGAAGTCGTCGATCAGCTTGCCCACGGTTTCGTGGTCGTCGCGAGCGATGGCGTTATAGAAGTCCATTGCGGTCTTCGGGATGAAGTTGAACACGGCGGAGGAGTAGACCGGCACGCCCAGCGCCTTGTAGGCGGCGGCGTAGACCTCGGCGGTAGGCAGGCCTCCCAGGTAGCTGAAGCGATCCCCGAGACGGCGGCGAATGGCGACCATCAGCTCGATATCGCCCAGGCCGTCCTTGTAGCCGATCAGATTCGGGCAGCGCTCGGCCAGCTGCTCCAGCAGCGCCGGGGTCAGGCGGCAGACATTGCGGTTGTAGACCACCACGCCGATGTTCACCGATTTGCAGACCTGCTCGACATGGGCGGCCACGCCTTCCTGGCTTGCTTCGGTCAGGTAGTGAGGCAGAAGCAGCAGACCCTTGGCGCCAAGACGCTCGGCCTCCTGGGCGTACTGGATAGCCAGGCGAGTCGGGCCGCCAACACCTGCGAGAATCGGCACGCTGCCGGCGCAGGTATCGACGGCAGTCTTGATGACAGCGGAGTACTCGTCCGGCGCCAGGGAGAAGAATTCACCAGTACCGCCCGCGGCGAAGAGCGCCGAGGCGCCGTAGGGAGCCAGCCATTCCAGGCGACGGACATAGCTTGCAGCGTTGAAGTTACCGGCGGCATCGAAGTCGGTGACGGGGAAGGACAGCAGCCCGGAGGAGAGGATGGACTTGAGTTCTTGTGGATTCATTATTCGAGCACCCTGCGAAGCGGTTTGAGTTAAGCCGGTGATTCGGCTTATGAGATACGTTATCGTACAACTAAAATTGCTATCAATTGCCGTTCATCCTTCCGTGCGTTCATCGCCCGTTTTCCCGGCACCGGCCTACCCTGCCCGCAAAAAATCCATTTAAGGCTTTAGACAGCACAATACAGCTTGACCCTGGATAGACCGGAAATGGCACGAGCAGCTATCGATCGACCTTGTTTGCGACCAGGTCAGGTCGACCTTGTTGGCCGCCAGGCAATCATGTTGTACGACAACATACAACAGCAGATCTTGTAGGACAACTCCCAAAGAGAGAATTTTTCACCCCCTCACGCCGGAAACAAAAAGGGCCGCACATAGCGGCCCTGTTTCCATGCGGCTAGCCCCTCAGGCCTCCCTCCCCTTCTCGGCTTCTTCGTGGGCCTGACGCAGCCGCTCACGGCTGTTGGTCAGGTGCAGGCGCATGGCCGCGCGAGCGGCATCGCTGTCCTGGCGGGCAATTGCCTCGTAGATGTCTTCGTGCTCGCGGCTCAGGCGCGCAAGGTAGTGCTCGCGATCGTCATGCGCGATGCGTGCGGAGTTGAGGCGCGTCCGAGGAATGATGCTTGTCCCCAGGTGGGTCATGATGTCGGTGAAGTATCGGTTGCCCGTAGCCTGGGCGATCTGCAGGTGGAACTGGAAGTCGGAGGCCACCGCGTCGGTGCCGTGGGCAGCTTTGAGGAAGCTGTCCAGCGCCTCGCGCATGGCCACCAGTTGCTCCGGACTACGACGCTGCGCGGCAAGGCCGGCGGACTCCACCTCAAGGCTGATACGCAGTTCGAGTATGGCCATGACGTCGCGCAGAGTGACGATGGTCGCCGGATCAATGCGGAAGCCGCTGGGGCTCGGGGTATCCAGCACGAAGGTACCGATGCCGTGACGGGTTTCTACCAGCCCGGCGGCCTGCAGGCGCGAGATGGCCTCGCGAACCACGGTACGACTAACGCCCTGTGCCTCCATGATGGCCGACTCGGTGGGCAGCTTTTCACCCCGTTTGATCACGCCATCCTGGATTTGCTGGGAGAGCTCGCTCACCAACTCCTGGGCCAGGCTGCGATGCTTGCGGCGAGGACGTTGCTGGGCGCTTGGGTTGTCCATATCGAAATACGATCTCGGCGAAAACTGAGCGACCATCATATCCCAGCGAGTTGTACGATGACACTCATCCGCCCTTCCCGTATCGACGCCAGAAACGACAAAGGCGCAGCCCGAGGGCTGCGCCTTTGTTTGTTCGCTTGCGCGATTCGACTAGAACGGGATGTCGTCGTCGAAGCTGTCGTAGTCCGGAGCCGGTTGGGCGGCTGGCTGCGGAGCCGGACGCTGCTGCGGAGCAGACTGCTGCGGCTCGCGCTGCGGGCGCGGAGCACGCGGTGCGTCGCCTTCGCTGCCAGGACGGCCGCCGAGCAGCTGCATCTGGCCGTTGATGTCGACCACGATTTCGGTGGTGTAACGCTTCACGCCGTCTTTTTCCCACTCGCGGGTACGCAGGGAACCTTCGACGTAGACTTGTGAACCCTTGCGCAGGTACTCGCCGGCGATCTCGGCGAGACGGCCGAAGAACACCACGCGGTGCCACTCGGTACGTTCCTGCTGCTGGCCGGTTTGCTTGTCCTTCCAGGACTCGCTGGTGGCCAGGGTGACGTTGGTCACCGCGTTGCCGTTGGGCAGGTAGCGGGTCTCCGGATCACCACCGACGTTACCAACCAGAATGACTTTGTTAACCCCACGGGCCATGACGTTCTCCTAGGCT
This window contains:
- a CDS encoding glucarate dehydratase family protein, which translates into the protein MKIKRVRVTPIAFRDAPLLNASGIHEPFALRSIIEVESDNGYIGLGESYGDAPVLAVLQAMQDSLAGLDAFDLNGLRARVIQTVARLGPAEAGAELAPGSHPSKQVANAYSAFEVAFLDLQARSLNMPLVDLLGGAIRTEVPFSAYLFFKYAKHIDAPYAPDSWGEALSEEQIVAQAARMIEAHGFQSIKLKAGALQPEHEVACIKALKKAFPDHPLRIDPNGNWSLETALRMAELLGDDLQYYEDPTPGLDGMAELHERTGMQLATNMVVTDFEEFRRSVALNSVQIVLADHHYWGGLRDTQVLARMCDTFGLGLSMHSNSHLGISLMAMTHVAASVPNLTYACDTHYPWQEEDEEVIKGGKLPIQDGCVRITRAPGLGVELDQDQLAKLHEQYLSIDIRSRDDARQMRKYDPAWKIRKPRF
- a CDS encoding aldehyde dehydrogenase family protein is translated as MTEKRFDNYIGGEWVAGSGYSRNINPSDLADCLGEYAKADAAQVAQAIEAARVAFPSWSVSGIQARSDALDKVGSEILARREELGTLLAREEGKTLPEAIGEVTRAGNIFKFFAGECLRLAGEIVPSVRPGVAVEVTREPLGVIGLITPWNFPIAIPAWKIAPALAYGNCVVFKPADLVPGSAWALAEIISRAGFPAGVFNLVMGSGRVVGEAMVNDKRVDGISFTGSVGVGRSIAAACVARGAKVQLEMGGKNPQVILDDADLKLAVELAVQSAFYSTGQRCTASSRLIVTAGIHDRFVEAMAERMRAIRVGHALHSGIDVGPVVSQAQLEQDLSYIDIGRAEGARLVAGGERVRCETEGYFMAPALFADSEAGMRISREEIFGPVANVIRVASYEEALALANDTEFGLSAGIATTSLKYANHFKRHAQAGMVMVNLPTAGVDYHVPFGGRKGSSYGPREQGRYAQEFYTTVKTSYIGG
- the kdgD gene encoding 5-dehydro-4-deoxyglucarate dehydratase, with protein sequence MNPQELKSILSSGLLSFPVTDFDAAGNFNAASYVRRLEWLAPYGASALFAAGGTGEFFSLAPDEYSAVIKTAVDTCAGSVPILAGVGGPTRLAIQYAQEAERLGAKGLLLLPHYLTEASQEGVAAHVEQVCKSVNIGVVVYNRNVCRLTPALLEQLAERCPNLIGYKDGLGDIELMVAIRRRLGDRFSYLGGLPTAEVYAAAYKALGVPVYSSAVFNFIPKTAMDFYNAIARDDHETVGKLIDDFFLPYLEIRNRRAGYAVSIVKAGARIAGYDAGPVRAPLTDLLPDEYERLAALIDAQGAQ
- a CDS encoding FadR/GntR family transcriptional regulator; the encoded protein is MDNPSAQQRPRRKHRSLAQELVSELSQQIQDGVIKRGEKLPTESAIMEAQGVSRTVVREAISRLQAAGLVETRHGIGTFVLDTPSPSGFRIDPATIVTLRDVMAILELRISLEVESAGLAAQRRSPEQLVAMREALDSFLKAAHGTDAVASDFQFHLQIAQATGNRYFTDIMTHLGTSIIPRTRLNSARIAHDDREHYLARLSREHEDIYEAIARQDSDAARAAMRLHLTNSRERLRQAHEEAEKGREA
- a CDS encoding single-stranded DNA-binding protein, encoding MARGVNKVILVGNVGGDPETRYLPNGNAVTNVTLATSESWKDKQTGQQQERTEWHRVVFFGRLAEIAGEYLRKGSQVYVEGSLRTREWEKDGVKRYTTEIVVDINGQMQLLGGRPGSEGDAPRAPRPQREPQQSAPQQRPAPQPAAQPAPDYDSFDDDIPF